From candidate division TA06 bacterium:
CGGAGCACAGTCCGGCAGTTTCCTTTCCTCGGTCTCAAGTGAACTCAAATCGCAAAAACCGAACTGTCTCTTCCGAACGATCCTAAAAGCGAGCGATTCCTGAATCTACTTGATGCGATAGCAGAAGTCGATTCAATTATCAACGAGGAATTGGAAAAAACGAATCCACGTCATTTCCTTCTCCGCAGCAGATGGTCTGCCTTAAGGGTGTTCAATAAATCTTTCTTCTCAAGCCAGCCCCTTCTGGCAACACCCACGCCAAGACTGACATACCATAGAGTCTCCACGCTATGAGAATCTGTCCCTATTGACATCTTGACTCCCATCTCTTTTGCTTTCTTCGCGTTCAAATCATTGAGGTCCAGCCTGTCGAAATAGGCGTTTATCTCAAGTGCGGTCCGGGTTTCTGCCGCCGCTTTCATCACTGCCTGGATGTCAACTTCATAACCTTCTCTTCGGGAGATCAACCTTCCGGTGGGATGACAAATCACATCCACATGTGGGTTCTGCATTGCTCTTATCATTCTGTGAGTAACGTTTTGCCTGAAACCTGAATGGATTGACGCGACCACTATGTCAAGTTTTTCCAAGATCTCATCGGCAAAGTCGAGTGACCCATCTCTGAGAATGTCAATTTCTATCCCCTTGAGTATTCTAAACCCCTTAAGCTTCTCGTTAAGCTCGTCAATCTCTTTAGTCTGTCTGCGTAGAGTTTCTTCGTCAATACCGCCCGCATACTTTGCATACTTCGAGTGATCACAAATGGCTATGTATTTCAGCCCGAGCTTCTTTGCAGAAGCCGCCAAGTCCTCAATGGACGCGTTCCCATCAGAATACGAGGAATGAACGTGGAGGTCTCCGAGAATGTCCTCTTTCTCCACCAGCTCTGGAAGTCCTCCACTCTGAGCCGCCTCCACCTCTCCTCTGTCCTCCCTCAATTCAGGAGGAATCCATGGGAGCCCGAGAGCTCTATATACATCCTCCTCCCTGACTCCTGCGATCCTTCTTTCTCCCTTGAAGATCCCGTATTCACTCAGCTTTAGCCCTCTTTCCCTCGCCATAGTCCGCAGCTTCACATTGTGAGCTTTGGACCCGGTGAAGTATTGAAGGGCGGCTCCAAAGGCGGCCGTTTTCACAACTCTCAGATCGACCTGCGTCTCATCATCAATCATGACTGACCCTTTGGTGCTTCCCCTGGCTAGAATATCCGTAACGAATGGAAGCTGTGTAAAGCCCTTCATAATCTCCGACCGCCTGGCCCCTGTGGCAAGAATATCAATATCGCCCACTGTCTCGGCCATCCTTCGCAGTGAGCCGGCGGGTGAAATATCCTTGAGGCCCTTCCGGGATTTCATGGCATCCACTATCCTGAGAGCGATGGGAACTGCTTTTCCTAGAGGTATTCTCCCTTTCGCCTTCTCGAACAGATCAATCCCTTTCCCTATGTTTTCTGTTTTTTTCTCACCCATGCCTGGCAAATGGGCAAGACTCCCATCTTCTATGACTTTCTTTAGATCATCCAGGTTCTTGACACCCAGCTTCTCGTGTGCCAGTGCTAATGTCTTTGGACCCAGCCCCTGTACACCCAGAAGGTCAAGCAGTTCCTCCCCGATTCCGGCAGTTACTTCCACGTACTTGGTCATCTTTCCTGTCGTCAAATATTCATCAATCTTCCTGGAGATGCCCTCTCCTATCCCGGGGATTTCCTTAAGCTTTCCTTCGGAGTGGAGTTCTTCAATATCGTTGGTCAGATCCCTGAGAACCCTCCCCGCTTTTCTATAAGCATTGATGCGGAAGACACTCTCCCCTTTCAATTCTAGAGCGTCAGCAATCCTCTCGAAGAGTTCGGCTATCTGACGGTTCTTCATGTTCTTAGTTCGTCTTTCCCGAATGTTCAATTTTTTCACAAACCAGGCACGTATTCACGTGTATTTCGACCGTATCCATGGTGTTTGCTGCGTACCCCCCAGCAAGAACAACTGCCACAGGAATATCCCTTTCTCTTGCAGACTGAATCACGATTGTATCCCTCTCTTTCAACCCCTCTTTGCTCAACTGCAGTGTACCAAGCTTGTCTCCCTCATACGGGTCCGCACCTGCAACATACACCATCAAATCCGGATTGTGGCTGTCCATAATCCTGGGTACATGAAATCGGATCTTCTCAAGATATTCCTGGTCACCTGCGAAATAGTCAAGTCCTACATCCAGATCGCTTCTCTGCTTTATGGGGTAAAGGTCTTCCTGATGAATCGAAAAGGTGAACACATCCGGATCATCGAGAAAAATGTAAGCAGTCCCATTCCCCTGGTGCAGGTCACAGTCGATGACTGCAAGCTTCTTTGCGATTTCCTCGTTCTGCATCTTGCGTACGGCTACCGCAATGTCGTTCATGTAGCAGAAACCTTCCGCGTGGTCGGGAAAGGCATGATGGAAACCTCCCCCTATGTGGAATCCGATCCCACACCTCATAGCCTCAACGCAGGCAAGGATGGTTCCTCCCACCGTCAGTCTGGAGAACTCAACTATCTCGGCCGTGAGAGCCATTTCGGAACGGACTGTTGAAGAAGCCCATCTGAGACCTAAAAGATCCTCAAGATACTCGGGTGTGAGAGCGAGGAGTAAGTCTTCTTTGGTGGGCATTCGGGGCTCACACACTCTGGAATTGTCAAGAGATCCGAGTTTTTTCAGCGAGTTGTATATGAGTCTGTACTTTTCAGCAGGAAACACATGGCCCTGAAAGTCAACGCCGTACCTCGCAGAATACACATACTTCACCAATTGCGTAACTCTCCGATTTTGTTGGCAAAACCGAACTCAGGATCAAATCACAAATTCCAGGTTCAAAACAAATCGCAAGCTCCAAATCCCAAACTGAAGACAAATTCCAAGCACCAGACTAATCCCAAACTCCAAACAGGTCCCAGGCACGGACGGAAATGGTCGCTTACTCTGCGGTTTCGATTATTGATCTTCGCTCATAGCTTGAGATTTGGTCCTTGGAATTTGTTTGCAATTTGGTCCTTGGTTATTGTGATTTGTTTCTAGTCTGGCCCCTCCCTCAACAAGGAAACCAGGGAATCCATCTCCTGTTTTGTCCTCTTCTCAGTTACTGCCAGAAGAAGCATATCCGACAGCGAGCTGTCGAATCTTCCTAAAGGAACACCGGGGATGAACCCCTTTTCCACGAGCGAAGCGATGAACTTCTCAGGATGGATGGGGCACTTCACTGCAAATTCCTTGAAAAAGGGGGCAGAGAAAGGAAGCTGAAAACCGTCCAGTTCCGAAATACGCTCTGCCAGGTAGTGGCTTTTCTCCATGCAAAGCTTCGCTGCATCACACAGTCCCTGTTTTCCCATAAGCGCAAGGTAAACACATGAGGAAAGAGCACAAAGGGCTTCATTGGTGCATATGTTTGATGTGGCTCTCTCTCTTCTGATGTGCTGTTCCCTCGTCTGAAGAGTCAGCACAAAACCCTCCTGGCCATCAAGATCTGTTGTTCTTCCCACAAGCCTTCCGGGCATTTTCCGCACGTGCTCACTTTTGCTGGCGAATATCCCCAGAAACGGACCACCAAAGCTTGAAGGGAGACCCAGAGGCTGTCCTTCACCTACAGCTATGTCTGCCCCGTAGTCTCCCGGTGGCGCAATCACCCCGAGGGAGACTGGATCAACGCAACTGATTAACACTGCACCCGCATCATGCGCCATCTTCGCCATTTCAAAGACGTCTTCCAAACAGCCGAAGAAGTTGGGTTGCTGAACGACAATCGCACAAGTGTTGTCACCAACTTTGTCGGACATATAGTCCAAATCTGAAACACCACTCTCATGTGGTATTTCAATCAAGCAGCAAAGATGGTGGAGATAGGTCTTGACTGCGCTCCTGTAGCGTGGATGTATGGTGGACGCAAGGATTATCTCTTCCCTTCCGTTTATTGATCTACCCATGAGAGCAGCTTCGGCCAGGGCAGAGGCTCCATCATACATGCTTGCATTGGAGACCTCCATACCGGTCAGTTCACATATCATAGACTGGTATTCGTATATCACTTGCAGGGTACCCTGGCTCACCTCAGGCTGATAGGGAGTGTACGCTGTATAGTATTCAGCCCTGGACACTATCTTGTCAATCACGCTGGGGATGTAGTGGTCGTAAACTCCAGCACCCATAAAGGAGACGGCATTTTCTTGACTCACATTCTTCCGGGATAGGGAATCGGCCGCTCTTCTAACCTCCATCTCTGAGAGAGGTTCCGGGAGGTCCAGGCGGGATTTCAACCTCAATTCCTCAGGGATGTCTTGGAGCAGAGAAGCGAAGTCGGCAACTCCAATCCGCTCCAGCATTTTTCTTCTATCTTCGTCTGTGTTTGGTATGAACGGCATGTTAGTGCCCGGTTTCTTTGGTCAATTTGCCATAGTCCTCGGCGGAAAGAAGAGAACCAGTCTCCGGTGGATTGTCCATCTTTATCTTCAACATCCACCCTTCTCCATAGGGATCTGAGTTGACCAGCTCAGGCGAGGTAGAAAGAGATTGGTTTATCTCCACTATCTCTCCACTTACCACGGCGAGCAAGTCTACCACAGCTTTCACTGCTTCTATCGTGCCACACTTTTCGCTCATCTTGACTTTGCTTCCGACCTTGGGAAGCTCAACATACACAACATCTGAGAGCTCATTCTGTGCATAGTCGGATATCCCGGCCACTGCAATGTCGCCATCGATTCTCGCCCACTCATGTTCTCTCGTATACTTCAGCTCCGGGGGTATCTTACTCATCCTTTCCTCCCATGTTTCCTTAAACGCCGCTTCACGAGATCATCTCTTGAGAGATGTGCTCTTGACGAATGGTGAGTTGATTATCACTCCTTCCACTGATTTTCCCCTTACGTCGATTTCGATCCCGGTCCCCTCAGCCTCCAGACCTAATTCAACATATCCCATCCCAATCGACTTCTCGATATTTGGGGAGAAGTTCCCGCTTGTCACATCGCCTATCCTTCTCCCGTCAGAAAGGATGGAATAACCCTGTCTGGCAATGGCCTTGCCCTTCACTTCGAATGAGACGAGTCTTCTCTTTAAGCCACCTTCCTTCTGCTTGACAAGAGCGTCTTTACCCACGAACTCATCCTTCTTCAACTTCGTCACCCAACCAAGCCGTGCTTCTAGAGGGGTGGTCGTCTCATCTATGTCGTAACCATACAGGCAGTACCCCATCTCCAGCCTCAAAAGATCACGCGCACCCAGAGCAACCGGCTCAATCTCACTCTCATTACCCGCCTCCAGAATTGCATCCCAGAGAAGGCCTGCATCGTCTACATTCGAGTAGATTTCAAAGCCATCCTCTCCCGTGTATCCAGTTCTGGAGACCAACACCTCCTTCCCGGCCACCTTTGTATATTGGCAGTAGTAGTATTTGATCTCTTCCAAATCAAGATCTACGAGCTTGCCCAGGATCCGCTGAGAATCAGGGCCCTGAAGAGCGAGTTGTGAAATACTGTTGCTGGTGTTTTCAATAGATACTGTGCCGGCAAAGCCGAGCTTGTAATCCACTATCCATTCGAGGTCATTCATAGTGTTTGCTGCATTCACCACCAGGAGGTATTTGTCACGCAGCCTGTACACCAGCAGATCATCAACTATCCCTCCGTCTGGATAACACATGCAGGTGTACTGCACCTGAAACTCATTCAGACTGGCTGCGTCGTTCGTTATTATCTTGCTCAAAAACTCGAGGGCATCACTCCCGGTGATTTCTATTTCGCCCATGTGTGATACATCAAAGAGTCCGGCAGTGGATCTCACCCTTTTTGCCTCAGACATGATCCCCTTCTGATAAGCCACAGGCATCTCAAACCCGGCGAACTTGACCATCTTGCCGCCAAGTCTTACGTGCCTATCATAAAGGGCAGTTCTCCTAGGCATATCCGGCACCTTGCCTGGCCTCTGCCTGGCCTGACCCGGGAAGTTTGTTTATGAGTACCTTTCCATTTTGGATGACGAGCACAACTTGAATATCCTCGATCTTGTCCGGCTTGAAAGAAAACGGGTCAGCAGACAGTCCAACTACATCGGCAAGGTAGCCCGGCTTGATTACACCAATCTCCGACTCCTTGTGGGCTATGTATGCTCCCCCCTCTGTAAACATCTTGATCGCTCTCTCCACACTCAATCTCGATTCTTCGGATGGATGGTTTACCGCGCAGTGAATTCCATATATAGGGTCAACCGGAGTGATCGGAGCATCCGAGCCGCCTGCAATACGTACGCCATGCTTCAACGCGGTATTGAAAGAATTGAGCCTTCTTGCCCTGTCTTTCCCAAGTCTTCTCTCATACATGCCCTCAGTCTGACCCCAGAAACCCTCAAAGGCTGGCTGCATACCCAGGCATATCTTCAACCTGGCAATTCTTTCAAACTGTTCTTCGCGTACGTATTCGGCGTGTTCTATCCTGTGTCTCTGATCTCTGACGCCAGACTTGGCCAATACTTTCTCATAGCAGTTTATGACCTGCTCAACCGCTCTATCTCCTATTGCATGGACTGCAATTTGGAGATTAACTTTCTCTGAAAGCTCAAAGAATGACGTCAGTTCCTCATCTCCCAAATAAAGGCACCCTTTGTTTCCGGGATCGTCGCAGTAATCTTCAGAAAACGCGGCCGTTCTTGAGCCAATTGAACCATCAACCAGAATACAGCCGCCGATTCTATCAAGACCCATGCCCAGTATCTTATTCACGTCTCTGGTTTGAAAGTACGGAACTATCCTTACTGGAAGCTCCTCCAGAATCCCCTTGAGG
This genomic window contains:
- the polX gene encoding DNA polymerase/3'-5' exonuclease PolX produces the protein MKNRQIAELFERIADALELKGESVFRINAYRKAGRVLRDLTNDIEELHSEGKLKEIPGIGEGISRKIDEYLTTGKMTKYVEVTAGIGEELLDLLGVQGLGPKTLALAHEKLGVKNLDDLKKVIEDGSLAHLPGMGEKKTENIGKGIDLFEKAKGRIPLGKAVPIALRIVDAMKSRKGLKDISPAGSLRRMAETVGDIDILATGARRSEIMKGFTQLPFVTDILARGSTKGSVMIDDETQVDLRVVKTAAFGAALQYFTGSKAHNVKLRTMARERGLKLSEYGIFKGERRIAGVREEDVYRALGLPWIPPELREDRGEVEAAQSGGLPELVEKEDILGDLHVHSSYSDGNASIEDLAASAKKLGLKYIAICDHSKYAKYAGGIDEETLRRQTKEIDELNEKLKGFRILKGIEIDILRDGSLDFADEILEKLDIVVASIHSGFRQNVTHRMIRAMQNPHVDVICHPTGRLISRREGYEVDIQAVMKAAAETRTALEINAYFDRLDLNDLNAKKAKEMGVKMSIGTDSHSVETLWYVSLGVGVARRGWLEKKDLLNTLKADHLLRRRK
- a CDS encoding histone deacetylase; translated protein: MVKYVYSARYGVDFQGHVFPAEKYRLIYNSLKKLGSLDNSRVCEPRMPTKEDLLLALTPEYLEDLLGLRWASSTVRSEMALTAEIVEFSRLTVGGTILACVEAMRCGIGFHIGGGFHHAFPDHAEGFCYMNDIAVAVRKMQNEEIAKKLAVIDCDLHQGNGTAYIFLDDPDVFTFSIHQEDLYPIKQRSDLDVGLDYFAGDQEYLEKIRFHVPRIMDSHNPDLMVYVAGADPYEGDKLGTLQLSKEGLKERDTIVIQSARERDIPVAVVLAGGYAANTMDTVEIHVNTCLVCEKIEHSGKTN
- a CDS encoding aminomethyl-transferring glycine dehydrogenase subunit GcvPA, producing the protein MPFIPNTDEDRRKMLERIGVADFASLLQDIPEELRLKSRLDLPEPLSEMEVRRAADSLSRKNVSQENAVSFMGAGVYDHYIPSVIDKIVSRAEYYTAYTPYQPEVSQGTLQVIYEYQSMICELTGMEVSNASMYDGASALAEAALMGRSINGREEIILASTIHPRYRSAVKTYLHHLCCLIEIPHESGVSDLDYMSDKVGDNTCAIVVQQPNFFGCLEDVFEMAKMAHDAGAVLISCVDPVSLGVIAPPGDYGADIAVGEGQPLGLPSSFGGPFLGIFASKSEHVRKMPGRLVGRTTDLDGQEGFVLTLQTREQHIRRERATSNICTNEALCALSSCVYLALMGKQGLCDAAKLCMEKSHYLAERISELDGFQLPFSAPFFKEFAVKCPIHPEKFIASLVEKGFIPGVPLGRFDSSLSDMLLLAVTEKRTKQEMDSLVSLLREGPD
- the gcvH gene encoding glycine cleavage system protein GcvH encodes the protein MSKIPPELKYTREHEWARIDGDIAVAGISDYAQNELSDVVYVELPKVGSKVKMSEKCGTIEAVKAVVDLLAVVSGEIVEINQSLSTSPELVNSDPYGEGWMLKIKMDNPPETGSLLSAEDYGKLTKETGH
- the gcvT gene encoding glycine cleavage system aminomethyltransferase GcvT, producing the protein MPRRTALYDRHVRLGGKMVKFAGFEMPVAYQKGIMSEAKRVRSTAGLFDVSHMGEIEITGSDALEFLSKIITNDAASLNEFQVQYTCMCYPDGGIVDDLLVYRLRDKYLLVVNAANTMNDLEWIVDYKLGFAGTVSIENTSNSISQLALQGPDSQRILGKLVDLDLEEIKYYYCQYTKVAGKEVLVSRTGYTGEDGFEIYSNVDDAGLLWDAILEAGNESEIEPVALGARDLLRLEMGYCLYGYDIDETTTPLEARLGWVTKLKKDEFVGKDALVKQKEGGLKRRLVSFEVKGKAIARQGYSILSDGRRIGDVTSGNFSPNIEKSIGMGYVELGLEAEGTGIEIDVRGKSVEGVIINSPFVKSTSLKR
- a CDS encoding amidohydrolase, encoding MVEKTDSTGNSLLLCNGQIHTLDEAKPLAEAVLIESGGFRRVGSNDELSSAHASLKLDLQGVAVFPGFIDSHVHLLSYGLSLREVDLTSASSIDDVLDMIRNAGEKGGVVRASLLDPESLREGRYPTRAELDSVFKERAVFVKRRDEHSSILNSAAFKLLGLSGEMTGIEVDPSTGEPTGVLRQRANQVALERFHGMIDEGEMKDAYIEGCWNAAEKGVTTVHCLIGADESPERKDWEILKGILEELPVRIVPYFQTRDVNKILGMGLDRIGGCILVDGSIGSRTAAFSEDYCDDPGNKGCLYLGDEELTSFFELSEKVNLQIAVHAIGDRAVEQVINCYEKVLAKSGVRDQRHRIEHAEYVREEQFERIARLKICLGMQPAFEGFWGQTEGMYERRLGKDRARRLNSFNTALKHGVRIAGGSDAPITPVDPIYGIHCAVNHPSEESRLSVERAIKMFTEGGAYIAHKESEIGVIKPGYLADVVGLSADPFSFKPDKIEDIQVVLVIQNGKVLINKLPGSGQAEARQGAGYA